In the Candidatus Electrothrix rattekaaiensis genome, one interval contains:
- a CDS encoding PDDEXK nuclease domain-containing protein — MPKEDGIEQPPGTSVPPLLSDIREIVAQARSRAYSSVNTAMVQAYWLIGKRIVEEEQNGQERAQYGKQIVKTLSKELTAEFGKGFSTTNIKLFRQFYLIFPSKKIRELLPPDPDTSKSQTASDQFGVLPDETEKNTVSLLFTRLSWSHIVLILKIADPRARAYYIKETAENNWSVRTLDRNISTLYYERLLKSPNQEPVRQEMLEKTKALQQDKFEFIKSPAVLEFLNLPANKGYTEQQLEQALLDNLQQFLLELGKGYAFVDRQKLIRTEARDYYIDLVFYNYILKCFVLIDLKTHRITHQDVGQMDMYVRMFDNRERCQGDNPTLGIVLCTETDQDIARYSVLKGNEQLFTSKYKLYLPTEEELRAEIEREKLHLRLQMEQNSPA; from the coding sequence ATGCCAAAAGAAGATGGAATAGAACAGCCACCAGGAACAAGTGTGCCCCCTCTGCTCTCGGATATACGGGAAATTGTTGCTCAGGCCAGAAGCCGGGCCTATTCCTCCGTAAATACGGCTATGGTTCAGGCATATTGGCTGATCGGCAAAAGGATTGTCGAAGAGGAGCAAAACGGGCAGGAGCGGGCGCAGTACGGCAAACAGATCGTGAAAACCTTGTCCAAAGAGTTAACGGCTGAGTTTGGCAAGGGTTTTTCTACCACCAATATTAAACTGTTCCGACAATTCTATCTTATTTTTCCCAGTAAAAAAATTCGCGAATTACTGCCTCCCGACCCTGATACATCAAAAAGTCAGACAGCGTCTGACCAATTCGGGGTTCTGCCTGATGAAACGGAGAAAAATACAGTATCTCTCTTGTTTACCCGTTTAAGCTGGTCACACATTGTTCTCATACTCAAGATTGCCGATCCCCGAGCCCGCGCCTATTACATCAAAGAAACCGCTGAGAACAACTGGAGTGTCCGCACCCTTGATCGTAATATCTCCACGCTGTATTACGAACGCCTGCTGAAATCGCCGAATCAGGAACCGGTCAGGCAGGAAATGCTTGAAAAAACAAAGGCACTGCAACAGGATAAATTCGAATTTATCAAAAGTCCGGCAGTGCTTGAATTCCTCAACCTTCCGGCAAACAAGGGCTATACTGAACAGCAGCTTGAACAAGCCCTGCTTGATAATTTACAGCAGTTTCTGCTTGAACTCGGCAAGGGATATGCCTTTGTCGATCGCCAGAAATTGATTCGGACCGAAGCAAGAGACTATTATATTGATCTGGTCTTTTATAATTATATCCTGAAATGCTTTGTTCTTATTGATCTCAAGACCCATCGTATCACCCATCAGGATGTCGGGCAGATGGACATGTACGTGCGTATGTTTGATAATCGGGAACGGTGTCAAGGCGACAACCCCACTCTGGGTATCGTGCTCTGCACGGAAACTGACCAGGATATTGCACGATACTCTGTTTTGAAGGGCAATGAGCAGCTCTTTACCTCAAAATACAAACTCTACCTCCCCACAGAAGAAGAACTGCGTGCTGAAATCGAACGCGAAAAACTGCATCTGCGTTTACAGATGGAGCAGAACTCACCAGCGTAA
- a CDS encoding PIN domain-containing protein: protein MKVIFDTNVILDVLLDREPFSTDAALLMAKVEQSEIIGFACATTITTIHYLCTKMLDKEVASRHVQSLLSLFAIAPVNRLVLENAFATEFKDFEDAVLHEAAVHAGAQHIVTRNTKDFAKASLPVHEPGEFLGILELFKKKD, encoded by the coding sequence GTGAAAGTAATCTTTGATACCAATGTCATTCTGGATGTCCTGTTGGACAGAGAACCGTTCTCGACTGATGCGGCCCTCCTCATGGCAAAAGTGGAGCAGTCGGAAATTATCGGTTTCGCCTGTGCCACCACAATAACAACCATCCATTATCTCTGCACAAAAATGCTTGATAAGGAAGTGGCTTCCCGACATGTTCAATCCTTACTTTCCCTGTTCGCCATAGCTCCGGTCAACCGACTGGTTCTTGAAAATGCCTTTGCCACCGAATTTAAAGATTTTGAAGATGCGGTTCTCCATGAGGCGGCTGTTCATGCGGGAGCACAGCATATTGTTACGAGAAATACCAAGGATTTTGCAAAGGCATCCTTGCCTGTTCATGAACCGGGAGAATTCCTTGGTATCTTGGAGTTATTTAAAAAGAAAGACTGA